One window of Cellulomonas shaoxiangyii genomic DNA carries:
- a CDS encoding ABC transporter permease, translating into MNLARYVGGRLVYMALTLWVVVTVTFFLMHLLPGSPYVDLHKLTPEQIAILDARAGLDRPLLEQYVLYVRNLLTGDLGVSFQFKNQPVTALLAGRIGPSVQLGLQALVVGTVLGVVLGVVAAVRRGTWLDGGSTVLAVIGRSVPSFVLAAVLQYVLALRLGLFPIAGWRDLSSTVLPTLALAMAPLADSARFVRTEMVEVLASDQAELARAKGLGPWQVAWRHGVRNSVVPLITLLGPMSVALLTGSLVVENIFAVPGIGEQFVKSVLANDYPTIMAVTILYSALLLVVVLVVDVLYSLVDPRIRLGGEVRR; encoded by the coding sequence GTGAACCTGGCGAGGTACGTGGGCGGGCGCCTGGTGTACATGGCGCTCACGCTGTGGGTCGTCGTCACCGTGACGTTCTTCCTCATGCACCTGCTGCCCGGGTCGCCCTACGTCGACCTGCACAAGCTCACGCCCGAGCAGATCGCCATCCTCGACGCGCGGGCGGGTCTGGACCGACCGCTCCTGGAACAGTACGTGCTCTACGTGCGCAACCTCCTGACCGGTGACCTGGGCGTCTCCTTCCAGTTCAAGAACCAGCCGGTCACCGCGCTGCTCGCGGGGCGGATCGGCCCGTCCGTCCAGCTCGGGCTGCAGGCGCTCGTGGTCGGGACCGTCCTCGGCGTCGTCCTCGGCGTGGTCGCGGCCGTGCGGCGCGGGACGTGGCTCGACGGCGGGTCGACCGTGCTCGCCGTGATCGGCCGCTCGGTGCCCAGCTTCGTGCTGGCCGCGGTGCTGCAGTACGTGCTCGCGCTGCGGCTCGGGCTGTTCCCGATCGCCGGCTGGCGCGACCTGTCCTCGACCGTGCTGCCGACGCTCGCGCTCGCGATGGCGCCGCTCGCGGACTCCGCCCGGTTCGTGCGCACCGAGATGGTGGAGGTGCTCGCGTCCGACCAGGCCGAGCTGGCGCGCGCGAAGGGCCTCGGGCCGTGGCAGGTCGCGTGGCGGCACGGCGTGCGCAACAGCGTCGTCCCGCTCATCACGCTGCTCGGGCCGATGTCCGTCGCGCTGCTCACCGGCTCGCTCGTGGTGGAGAACATCTTCGCGGTCCCCGGCATCGGCGAGCAGTTCGTCAAGTCGGTGCTGGCGAACGACTACCCGACGATCATGGCGGTGACCATCCTGTACTCGGCCCTCCTGCTCGTGGTCGTGCTCGTCGTCGACGTGCTCTACAGCCTCGTCGACCCGCGCATCCGGCTCGGCGGGGAGGTGCGGCGATGA
- a CDS encoding ABC transporter permease, which translates to MTAPALPPEAFAPVPRPDGEAGAPRPDAPHAPARSHDAWHRLRRRPAALVSLALLVVVAAVAVLAIWFTPHDPTLQDVTRVNLPPRLPGVDVAGLDGTAVVGGERVDRYAQAGVPADVHHLLGTDGFGRDLLSRLLVGVRVSLTIALVAGLLDLTIGVAWGLVSGLGGRAVDGVLQRVLEVLSGIPTLVVLVLMLTVLEPGLVTIVLAMAVTGWIPMARLVRAQALRLREQEFVLAARVLGAGRVRLALRHVLPGSVGLIVVQTMFTIPTAIFFEAFLSFIGLGLRPPTASLGTLLDTGFETFTFLPHQMLAPAVTLSVLMIAFNLLADGLRDAFDPRGVTLR; encoded by the coding sequence ATGACCGCGCCCGCGCTGCCGCCGGAGGCGTTCGCGCCGGTCCCGCGCCCCGACGGCGAGGCCGGTGCGCCGCGCCCCGACGCGCCGCACGCCCCCGCGCGCTCGCACGACGCCTGGCACCGGCTGCGGCGTCGGCCCGCCGCGCTCGTCTCGCTCGCGCTGCTCGTCGTGGTCGCCGCGGTCGCGGTGCTCGCGATCTGGTTCACGCCGCACGACCCGACGCTGCAGGACGTCACGCGCGTCAACCTGCCGCCGCGCCTGCCGGGCGTCGACGTGGCCGGGCTCGACGGCACCGCGGTCGTCGGTGGCGAGCGCGTCGACCGGTACGCGCAGGCCGGGGTCCCCGCCGACGTGCACCACCTGCTGGGCACCGACGGCTTCGGCCGGGACCTGCTGTCGCGGCTGCTCGTCGGCGTGCGCGTCTCCCTGACGATCGCGCTCGTCGCCGGTCTGCTGGACCTGACGATCGGCGTCGCGTGGGGTCTGGTGTCCGGGCTCGGGGGACGGGCCGTCGACGGCGTGCTGCAGCGCGTGCTCGAGGTGCTGTCCGGCATCCCGACGCTCGTCGTGCTCGTCCTCATGCTCACCGTGCTGGAGCCCGGCCTGGTGACCATCGTGCTGGCCATGGCCGTCACGGGTTGGATCCCGATGGCGCGCCTCGTGCGCGCGCAGGCGCTGCGGCTGCGCGAGCAGGAGTTCGTGCTGGCCGCGCGCGTGCTCGGCGCCGGCCGCGTGCGGCTCGCCCTGCGCCACGTGCTGCCCGGGTCGGTCGGCCTGATCGTCGTGCAGACGATGTTCACGATCCCGACCGCGATCTTCTTCGAGGCGTTCCTCAGCTTCATCGGCCTGGGCCTGCGCCCGCCGACCGCGTCGCTCGGCACGCTGCTCGACACCGGCTTCGAGACGTTCACGTTCCTGCCACACCAGATGCTCGCCCCCGCCGTGACCCTCTCGGTCCTCATGATCGCGTTCAACCTGCTGGCCGACGGCCTGCGAGACGCGTTCGACCCGCGGGGGGTGACCCTCCGGTGA
- a CDS encoding ABC transporter ATP-binding protein, protein MSAAPVLEVDDLHVSFATRAGRVQAVRGVSLTLHAGEVLAVVGESGSGKSVTARAVTGLLPANGRVDAGSVRYRGQDLVRADERALRRVRGNGIAMVFQDPMTCLDPTMTIGAQVAEPLRVHTSLSRRAARDAAVRLLERVGIPEPAVRARQYPHQFSGGQRQRIAIAIALVCGPDVVLADEPTTALDVRVQAQVLDLLGELRRDTGTAVVLVTHDLGVVASVADRVAVMYAGRIVEIGTAREVFGHPQHPYTWGLLGSLPTADQPDGRLLAIPGSPPDMIDPPTGDAFWPRNPYAVRIDTEQAPPFFDVSPTHRAATWLLAPGAPAVEPPPAVAQRWARHAASADLPAGRPTEPVEPGGGR, encoded by the coding sequence GTGAGCGCCGCACCGGTCCTCGAGGTCGACGACCTGCACGTCTCGTTCGCGACCCGCGCGGGGCGCGTGCAGGCGGTCCGCGGGGTGTCGCTCACGCTGCACGCGGGCGAGGTGCTCGCGGTGGTGGGCGAGTCCGGCTCCGGCAAGTCCGTCACGGCGCGCGCCGTGACGGGGCTGCTGCCCGCCAACGGGCGCGTCGACGCGGGCTCCGTGCGGTACCGCGGGCAGGACCTCGTGCGCGCCGACGAGCGGGCGCTGCGGCGCGTGCGCGGCAACGGCATCGCGATGGTCTTCCAGGACCCGATGACGTGCCTAGACCCGACGATGACGATCGGCGCGCAGGTCGCCGAGCCGCTGCGCGTGCACACGTCGCTCTCGCGGCGCGCGGCCCGGGACGCCGCGGTGCGCCTGCTCGAGCGCGTCGGCATCCCCGAGCCCGCCGTGCGCGCCCGCCAGTACCCGCACCAGTTCTCCGGCGGGCAGCGGCAGCGCATCGCCATCGCGATCGCGCTCGTGTGCGGGCCGGACGTGGTGCTCGCGGACGAGCCGACGACCGCGCTCGACGTGCGCGTCCAGGCGCAGGTCCTCGACCTGCTCGGTGAGCTGCGCCGGGACACCGGCACGGCGGTGGTCCTCGTCACGCACGACCTCGGCGTCGTCGCGAGCGTCGCCGACCGCGTCGCCGTCATGTACGCCGGTCGCATCGTCGAGATCGGCACCGCCCGGGAGGTGTTCGGCCACCCGCAGCACCCGTACACGTGGGGCCTGCTCGGGTCCCTGCCCACCGCCGACCAGCCCGACGGGCGGCTGCTCGCGATCCCCGGGTCGCCGCCCGACATGATCGACCCGCCGACCGGCGACGCGTTCTGGCCGCGCAACCCCTACGCCGTGCGCATCGACACCGAGCAGGCGCCGCCGTTCTTCGACGTCTCCCCGACGCACCGCGCCGCGACGTGGCTGCTCGCACCGGGGGCACCCGCGGTGGAGCCGCCCCCGGCGGTCGCGCAGCGGTGGGCGCGCCACGCCGCGTCGGCGGACCTGCCCGCGGGCCGGCCGACCGAGCCCGTCGAGCCGGGCGGTGGCCGGTGA
- a CDS encoding ATP-binding cassette domain-containing protein: MSGEHLLEVSRLVHTFGGRRGPRVHAVDDVSLWVDEGETFGLVGESGSGKSTLGRCVVGLYAPTGGSVRYRDRDVTRWARARDASQLRREVQMVFQDPYASLDPRMRVRDIVAEGLEIGRLEPDARRRASRVDDALAAVGLDPAVGGRYPHEFSGGQRQRVGIARALVLEPRLVVCDEPISALDVSVQAQIVNLLTDLKRDRGLTYLFVAHDLAMVRHVSDRVGVMHDGRLVEVGPADDVYRDPLHPYTRSLLAAVPVPDPDAPPRPRLPYDAPARHGELVEVRPGRWVREAVDAG; the protein is encoded by the coding sequence GTGAGCGGCGAGCACCTGCTCGAGGTGTCCCGCCTCGTGCACACGTTCGGCGGCCGGCGCGGGCCGCGCGTGCACGCGGTCGACGACGTGAGCCTGTGGGTCGACGAGGGCGAGACGTTCGGCCTCGTCGGCGAGTCCGGCTCCGGCAAGTCGACGCTCGGGCGCTGCGTCGTCGGGCTGTACGCGCCGACGGGCGGGAGCGTGCGGTACCGCGACCGCGACGTCACCCGCTGGGCCCGCGCGCGCGACGCGTCGCAGCTGCGACGCGAGGTGCAGATGGTCTTCCAGGACCCGTACGCGTCGCTCGACCCGCGCATGCGGGTCCGTGACATCGTCGCCGAGGGCCTCGAGATCGGGCGCCTCGAGCCGGACGCGCGCCGGCGTGCGTCCCGCGTCGACGACGCCCTCGCCGCGGTCGGCCTCGACCCCGCGGTCGGCGGCCGGTACCCGCACGAGTTCTCCGGCGGTCAGCGCCAGCGCGTCGGCATCGCGCGGGCGCTCGTCCTCGAGCCGCGGCTCGTCGTGTGCGACGAGCCCATCTCGGCGCTCGACGTGTCCGTGCAGGCGCAGATCGTCAACCTGCTCACCGACCTCAAGCGCGACCGGGGGCTGACGTACCTGTTCGTCGCGCACGACCTGGCGATGGTGCGCCACGTCAGCGACCGCGTGGGCGTCATGCACGACGGGCGGCTCGTGGAGGTGGGCCCGGCGGACGACGTCTACCGCGACCCCCTGCACCCGTACACCCGCAGCCTCCTGGCGGCGGTCCCGGTGCCGGACCCCGACGCGCCGCCGCGGCCGCGGCTGCCGTACGACGCACCCGCGCGGCACGGCGAGCTCGTCGAGGTGCGTCCGGGCCGGTGGGTGCGCGAGGCGGTCGACGCCGGGTAG
- a CDS encoding OmpA family protein, with protein MRPQRPVRALVGALLVAALAACTAGGSPDPSAPATASADPGPQPEDVVATAVIPEGGVDLEVRVHPLVRAGEHVVLTLDLVPLEEVDEDDPVHVTGFGVTSFVAEGRPPVNVRLLDLARDVVHHVGAGADGKPVVAPEHWNRVRADHGTRLQMPFAAPPADVTGLSLLVPGAPLFADVPIVDGELPSAAHPDDVAAAADAAASASARPTGGTSSTATPDDVEPPEALDLDAVVTAPTFPLESTSAELAGAVRTTESTDRVEVTLGSDVLFPFDSADLAPEAADAVALVAQRLSERDPGTVQVVGHTDDQADDAYNLDLSRRRAQAVADALGAQVDAAAYPARVEGRGEQEPVADNGTDEGRALNRRVTVTLTSTVVTRTDVTTTGELPPFEALVGTAGTPLPIANNIRKWEVDASARRVHGHVVVDLTVTATDQKDGLGWAPGFLRGFSSHRGRDTVTPHSITARGSVLQGATRLFPLDYQVGANDAWPGGEWFTASDLDASSWIDGGQTRTFSFVYPRLDVETVVFQAGTGTSSATDDFRLLDVPVAAEVAAEGTASTASPASPEPTATTDEN; from the coding sequence GTGCGCCCGCAGCGTCCCGTCCGTGCCCTCGTCGGCGCCCTGCTCGTCGCCGCGCTCGCTGCCTGCACGGCCGGCGGCTCCCCCGACCCCTCGGCTCCGGCGACCGCGAGCGCCGACCCCGGCCCGCAGCCGGAGGACGTGGTTGCCACCGCCGTGATCCCGGAGGGCGGCGTCGACCTCGAGGTCCGCGTGCACCCGCTCGTGCGTGCGGGCGAGCACGTGGTGCTGACGCTCGACCTGGTGCCCCTGGAGGAGGTGGACGAGGACGACCCCGTGCACGTGACCGGCTTCGGGGTCACGTCGTTCGTCGCGGAGGGCAGGCCGCCCGTCAACGTCCGGCTCCTCGACCTTGCGCGCGACGTCGTCCACCACGTGGGTGCCGGCGCCGACGGCAAGCCCGTGGTCGCACCCGAGCACTGGAACCGGGTGCGCGCCGATCACGGCACGCGGCTGCAGATGCCGTTCGCGGCGCCGCCCGCCGACGTGACCGGGCTGTCGCTGCTGGTCCCGGGAGCGCCCCTGTTCGCGGACGTGCCGATCGTCGACGGCGAGCTGCCGTCCGCCGCGCACCCCGACGACGTGGCCGCCGCCGCCGACGCCGCGGCGAGCGCGTCCGCCCGCCCGACGGGCGGCACGTCGTCGACCGCGACGCCCGACGACGTCGAGCCGCCCGAGGCGCTCGACCTGGACGCCGTCGTGACGGCGCCGACGTTCCCGCTCGAGTCCACGAGCGCCGAGCTGGCGGGCGCGGTGCGCACGACCGAGTCGACCGACCGGGTCGAGGTGACGCTCGGCTCGGACGTGCTCTTCCCGTTCGACTCCGCGGACCTGGCCCCCGAGGCCGCGGACGCCGTCGCGCTCGTCGCGCAGCGCCTGTCCGAGCGCGACCCCGGCACGGTCCAGGTGGTCGGCCACACCGACGACCAGGCGGACGACGCGTACAACCTGGACCTGTCCCGGCGGCGCGCGCAGGCCGTCGCCGACGCCCTCGGCGCGCAGGTCGACGCGGCCGCGTACCCGGCCCGCGTCGAGGGTCGCGGCGAGCAGGAGCCCGTCGCCGACAACGGCACCGACGAGGGCCGGGCGCTCAACCGGCGCGTCACGGTGACGCTGACGTCGACGGTCGTCACGCGCACCGACGTCACGACGACGGGCGAGCTGCCGCCGTTCGAGGCCCTCGTCGGCACGGCAGGCACCCCGCTGCCCATCGCGAACAACATCCGTAAGTGGGAGGTCGACGCGTCGGCACGCCGCGTGCACGGGCACGTCGTGGTCGACCTGACGGTAACGGCCACCGACCAGAAGGACGGCCTCGGCTGGGCCCCGGGCTTCCTGCGCGGCTTCTCCTCGCACCGCGGCAGGGACACGGTGACCCCGCACAGCATCACCGCGCGCGGCTCGGTGCTGCAGGGCGCGACGCGCCTGTTCCCGCTGGACTACCAGGTCGGCGCGAACGACGCGTGGCCCGGCGGCGAGTGGTTCACCGCCTCCGACCTGGACGCCAGCTCGTGGATCGACGGGGGCCAGACGCGGACGTTCTCGTTCGTGTACCCGCGCCTCGACGTGGAGACGGTCGTCTTCCAGGCCGGCACGGGCACCTCGTCCGCCACGGACGACTTCCGCCTCCTCGACGTGCCGGTCGCGGCGGAGGTCGCCGCCGAGGGCACCGCGAGCACCGCGAGCCCCGCGAGCCCCGAGCCCACCGCGACCACCGACGAGAACTGA
- a CDS encoding glycoside hydrolase family 31 protein, which produces MPSPSLPTSPVADPGAVVAGDRWRITVLTEGLVRLEYAEDGVFEDRASTFALHRRQPVPDFRVVDQGGHLEVVTSRLRLTYDKGPFTTSGLSVAVLGAVTNYHSVWRYGQDTPDRNLGGTVRTLDEADGAIPLEPGVVGRWGYAVLDDSRSFLLTDDGWVAPREGGRTDLYVFAYGHDHAEAVRALYAVSGPQPVLPRWALGNWWSRYHPYTADEYAALLDRFAASGIPFSVAVLDMDWHVTDVDPAISSGWTGYSWNRDLFPDPGAFLDDLHARGLRVTLNVHPADGVGPHEDVYEEMCAALGLDPATREPVAFDVTDAAFLTAYFDVLHRRLEAEGVDFWWLDWQQGAHSRIAGIDPLWMLNHFHFLDAARDGRRPLTFSRYAGPGSHRYPVGFSGDTVVSWASLRFQPYVTATAANIGYGWWSHDVGGHMFGAKDDELATRWVQLGVFSPVLRLHSSNNPFMTKEPWAYAPEHAAVQTEFLRLRHRLVPYLHTMNHRAARDGVPLVTPMYHRWSRHTEAYDVPGQVAFGSELLVAAVTTPRDRAAAVAPVRAWLPDGVWVDVLTGLVYDGGRQLVLHRDLASVPVLAPAGALVPLDAAEVPADDPVEPTWLEVLVVVGADGAFTMVEDDGTGDGRDESRVARTPLRWDQAAGVLTVGPATGATGFLPAARTWTATFLSVADDVAPVATVEGAAVEPVVARTAEGHLRVTVHDVPVGAVLRVGLGAAPTLRPNDVAGRLHRLLDAAQAGYELKRRVLEVLTSDRPLHVRLSHLAALDAPPVLRAAAEEIVLARASA; this is translated from the coding sequence ATGCCGTCCCCCAGCCTGCCCACGTCCCCCGTCGCCGACCCCGGTGCCGTCGTCGCGGGCGACCGGTGGCGCATCACCGTCCTCACCGAGGGCCTGGTGCGGCTGGAGTACGCCGAGGACGGCGTGTTCGAGGACCGCGCGTCGACGTTCGCGCTGCACCGCCGCCAGCCCGTCCCGGACTTCCGCGTCGTCGACCAGGGCGGCCACCTCGAGGTCGTGACGAGCAGGCTGCGGCTGACGTACGACAAGGGCCCGTTCACGACGAGCGGGCTGTCCGTGGCGGTGCTCGGCGCGGTGACGAACTACCACTCGGTGTGGCGGTACGGGCAGGACACCCCGGACCGGAACCTCGGCGGCACGGTGCGCACGCTGGACGAGGCCGACGGCGCCATCCCCCTGGAGCCGGGCGTGGTGGGGCGGTGGGGCTACGCCGTGCTCGACGACTCCCGGTCCTTCCTGCTGACCGACGACGGCTGGGTCGCACCGCGCGAGGGCGGCCGCACCGACCTCTACGTGTTCGCGTACGGGCACGACCACGCGGAGGCGGTGCGCGCCCTGTACGCGGTGTCCGGGCCGCAGCCGGTGCTGCCGCGGTGGGCGCTCGGCAACTGGTGGAGCCGGTACCACCCGTACACCGCCGACGAGTACGCGGCGCTGCTCGACCGGTTCGCGGCGAGCGGGATCCCGTTCTCGGTGGCCGTGCTCGACATGGACTGGCACGTCACGGACGTCGACCCGGCGATCTCCAGCGGCTGGACCGGGTACTCCTGGAACCGCGACCTGTTCCCGGACCCGGGCGCGTTCCTCGACGACCTGCACGCGCGCGGCCTGCGCGTGACCCTCAACGTGCACCCGGCGGACGGCGTCGGCCCGCACGAGGACGTGTACGAGGAGATGTGCGCGGCGCTGGGCCTCGACCCCGCGACGCGCGAGCCGGTCGCGTTCGACGTCACCGACGCGGCGTTCCTGACGGCCTACTTCGACGTGCTGCACCGCCGGCTCGAGGCCGAGGGCGTCGACTTCTGGTGGCTGGACTGGCAGCAGGGCGCGCACTCGCGCATCGCGGGGATCGACCCGCTGTGGATGCTCAACCACTTCCACTTCCTCGACGCCGCGCGCGACGGGCGCCGCCCCCTGACGTTCTCCCGGTACGCGGGGCCGGGCTCGCACCGCTACCCCGTGGGGTTCTCCGGCGACACCGTGGTGTCGTGGGCGTCGCTGCGGTTCCAGCCGTACGTGACCGCGACGGCCGCGAACATCGGCTATGGCTGGTGGAGCCACGACGTCGGCGGGCACATGTTCGGCGCCAAGGACGACGAGCTCGCGACCCGGTGGGTGCAGCTGGGCGTGTTCTCGCCGGTCCTGCGCCTGCACTCCTCGAACAACCCGTTCATGACCAAGGAGCCGTGGGCCTACGCGCCCGAGCACGCCGCCGTCCAGACCGAGTTCCTGCGCCTGCGGCACCGGCTCGTCCCCTACCTGCACACCATGAACCACCGCGCGGCGCGCGACGGCGTGCCGCTCGTGACGCCGATGTACCACCGCTGGTCCCGGCACACGGAGGCGTACGACGTGCCCGGCCAGGTCGCGTTCGGCTCGGAGCTGCTGGTCGCCGCGGTGACCACGCCGCGGGACCGCGCGGCGGCGGTCGCGCCCGTGCGCGCGTGGCTCCCGGACGGCGTGTGGGTGGACGTGCTGACGGGCCTGGTCTACGACGGCGGCCGGCAGCTGGTGCTGCACCGCGACCTGGCCTCGGTCCCGGTGCTCGCACCGGCCGGGGCACTCGTCCCGCTCGACGCCGCCGAGGTGCCCGCGGACGACCCGGTCGAGCCGACCTGGCTCGAGGTGCTCGTCGTCGTGGGCGCGGACGGCGCGTTCACGATGGTGGAGGACGACGGCACGGGCGACGGCCGCGACGAGTCCCGGGTCGCGCGCACGCCGCTGCGGTGGGACCAGGCGGCCGGCGTGCTGACGGTCGGGCCGGCGACCGGTGCGACCGGGTTCCTGCCCGCGGCGCGGACGTGGACGGCGACGTTCCTGTCGGTGGCGGACGACGTCGCGCCCGTCGCCACCGTGGAGGGCGCGGCCGTCGAGCCGGTCGTGGCGCGCACCGCCGAGGGGCACCTGCGCGTGACGGTCCACGACGTGCCCGTCGGCGCGGTGCTGCGCGTCGGCCTCGGCGCGGCACCGACGCTGCGCCCGAACGACGTCGCGGGCCGGCTCCACCGGCTGCTCGACGCCGCGCAGGCGGGGTACGAGCTCAAGCGCCGCGTCCTGGAGGTGCTCACGTCCGACCGGCCGCTGCACGTGCGCCTCTCGCACCTGGCGGCCCTGGACGCGCCGCCCGTGCTGCGCGCCGCCGCGGAGGAGATCGTCCTGGCCCGCGCGTCGGCCTGA
- a CDS encoding nitroreductase family deazaflavin-dependent oxidoreductase — translation MPLDGEYAPSPDAFPREQVELFERSNGAEGNTLNGRPVIVMTTVGARSGKLRKIPLMRVEHDGEYAVVASKGGAPEHPTWFHNLTAHPRVELQDGPVRREYDARLVTGEDRATWWARAVQTWPAYDEYVTKTDREIPVFVLSPVGD, via the coding sequence ATGCCACTCGACGGTGAGTACGCCCCCAGCCCCGACGCCTTCCCGCGCGAGCAGGTCGAGCTCTTCGAGCGCTCGAACGGCGCGGAGGGCAACACGCTGAACGGCCGCCCCGTGATCGTCATGACGACGGTCGGCGCCCGGAGCGGGAAGCTGCGCAAGATCCCGCTCATGCGCGTCGAGCACGACGGCGAGTACGCCGTGGTCGCGTCCAAGGGAGGCGCCCCCGAGCACCCGACGTGGTTCCACAACCTCACCGCGCACCCGCGGGTCGAGCTGCAGGACGGGCCCGTGCGCCGCGAGTACGACGCCCGGCTGGTCACCGGCGAGGACCGCGCCACCTGGTGGGCGCGGGCCGTGCAGACGTGGCCGGCGTACGACGAGTACGTGACGAAGACGGACCGGGAGATCCCCGTCTTCGTGCTGAGCCCCGTCGGCGACTGA
- a CDS encoding YdeI/OmpD-associated family protein, producing MTDAPGPGSGRDERVLVATAAGWRAWLAEHHATSPGVWVVRWKPSSGRPALGYEPLVEELLAVGWIDATQRTVDDERTEIWCTRRRPGSGWSRLTKERLARVEASGRMTDAGRAVIAAARADGTWEMYDDAEAGVVAADLADALAADPAAASGWDAFTPGVRRAQLRWLAEARRPATRAARVGRIVAAAAEGRAAH from the coding sequence GTGACGGACGCGCCCGGCCCGGGGAGCGGTCGCGACGAGCGCGTGCTCGTCGCGACCGCCGCCGGGTGGCGCGCCTGGCTGGCCGAGCACCACGCGACGAGCCCCGGCGTGTGGGTCGTCCGGTGGAAGCCGTCGTCGGGACGTCCGGCGCTCGGCTACGAGCCGCTGGTCGAGGAGCTGCTCGCGGTCGGCTGGATCGACGCGACGCAGCGCACCGTGGACGACGAGCGCACGGAGATCTGGTGCACGCGCCGCCGCCCCGGCAGCGGCTGGTCGCGGCTGACCAAGGAGCGGCTCGCGCGCGTGGAGGCGTCGGGGCGGATGACGGACGCCGGGCGGGCCGTGATCGCGGCGGCGCGCGCGGACGGCACGTGGGAGATGTACGACGACGCCGAGGCGGGCGTCGTCGCGGCCGACCTCGCCGACGCGCTGGCCGCCGACCCCGCCGCCGCGTCCGGGTGGGACGCGTTCACGCCCGGCGTGCGGCGCGCGCAGCTGCGCTGGCTGGCCGAGGCCCGCCGGCCGGCGACGCGGGCCGCCCGCGTGGGGCGCATCGTGGCGGCGGCCGCCGAGGGGCGAGCGGCGCACTGA
- a CDS encoding amino acid permease encodes MTHDGTAGRGATAPAPRGVLRRKSVEASLADIDDPERQLHRSLTAWDLAVLGVAVAVGAGIFSVGATAAAQYAGPGVIVSFLIASVVCGLAIMCYAEFASTIPVAGSAYTYSYATMGELVAWIIGWDLILEMLLASAVIAKFWGVYLADAFTLLGMDVPTTSTVAGVDVAWAPMLIVAVFTTLLAIGTRLSTRVNSVFTILKVAITIFVIVAGFFYVKAENWTPFVPPSQPAAPGSTTLDQPLSGFLLGFEPSTYGVMGLLSGAALVFFAFIGFDVVATTAEETKDPQRAVPRGILGGLALVTVLYVLVTVVVTGMVSYTELAEQDSPSLTSAFVLVGADWAGRVISIGILVGLTSVLMVLMLGLTRIVFALSRDGLLPRGLSKTSRRFHTPVGLQIACGVIIALIAGLSEVELLEEMINIGTLSAFVLVSFGIPLLRRSRPDLERGFRVPWSPVLPIISGVACIWLMLNLTTLTWLRFLAWLVVGFVIYAAYSYRHSMLGRGAPEPLGEDAPPL; translated from the coding sequence ATGACGCACGACGGCACGGCAGGCCGGGGGGCCACCGCACCGGCGCCCCGCGGCGTCCTGCGGCGCAAGTCGGTCGAGGCCTCGCTCGCGGACATCGACGACCCGGAGCGGCAGCTGCACCGGTCGCTCACCGCGTGGGACCTCGCGGTCCTCGGGGTCGCGGTCGCGGTCGGCGCGGGCATCTTCTCCGTCGGCGCGACCGCGGCGGCGCAGTACGCCGGCCCGGGCGTCATCGTCTCGTTCCTCATCGCCTCGGTCGTGTGCGGCCTGGCGATCATGTGCTACGCCGAGTTCGCGTCGACGATCCCGGTCGCGGGGTCCGCGTACACGTACTCCTACGCGACGATGGGCGAGCTCGTCGCCTGGATCATCGGCTGGGACCTGATCCTCGAGATGCTGCTCGCGTCGGCGGTGATCGCGAAGTTCTGGGGCGTGTACCTCGCGGACGCGTTCACGCTGCTGGGCATGGACGTGCCGACGACGTCCACCGTCGCGGGCGTCGACGTGGCGTGGGCGCCGATGCTCATCGTCGCCGTGTTCACGACGCTGCTCGCGATCGGCACGCGCCTGAGCACGCGCGTGAACAGCGTCTTCACGATCCTCAAGGTCGCCATCACGATCTTCGTGATCGTCGCCGGCTTCTTCTACGTCAAGGCCGAGAACTGGACGCCGTTCGTGCCGCCGTCGCAGCCCGCGGCGCCCGGCTCGACCACCCTGGACCAGCCGCTGTCGGGCTTCCTGCTCGGCTTCGAGCCCTCGACGTACGGCGTCATGGGGCTGCTGTCCGGTGCGGCGCTGGTGTTCTTCGCGTTCATCGGCTTCGACGTCGTCGCGACCACCGCCGAGGAGACGAAGGACCCTCAGCGCGCCGTGCCGCGCGGGATCCTCGGGGGCCTCGCGCTCGTGACCGTCCTGTACGTGCTCGTGACCGTGGTCGTCACGGGCATGGTCAGCTACACCGAGCTCGCGGAGCAGGACAGCCCGTCGCTGACCAGCGCGTTCGTCCTGGTGGGCGCCGACTGGGCGGGGCGGGTCATCTCGATCGGCATCCTCGTCGGGCTCACGAGCGTGCTCATGGTGCTCATGCTCGGCCTCACGCGCATCGTGTTCGCGCTGAGCCGCGACGGGCTGCTGCCGCGCGGGCTGTCGAAGACGTCGCGGCGGTTCCACACGCCCGTCGGGCTGCAGATCGCGTGCGGCGTGATCATCGCCCTCATCGCCGGCCTGTCGGAGGTGGAGCTGCTCGAGGAGATGATCAACATCGGCACGCTGTCCGCGTTCGTGCTGGTCAGCTTCGGCATCCCGCTGCTGCGCCGCTCGCGCCCCGACCTGGAGCGCGGGTTCCGCGTGCCGTGGTCCCCGGTCCTGCCGATCATCTCCGGCGTGGCGTGCATCTGGCTGATGCTCAACCTCACGACGCTGACCTGGCTGCGGTTCCTCGCCTGGCTGGTCGTCGGCTTCGTCATCTACGCGGCGTACTCCTACCGGCACTCGATGCTCGGTCGCGGCGCACCCGAGCCGCTCGGCGAGGACGCGCCCCCGCTGTGA